Below is a window of Plasmodium gaboni strain SY75 chromosome 6, whole genome shotgun sequence DNA.
caaAAAGGAAAAAACCTTATTTgttatgaaaaatattttaatattgtTTAAAAGTGAACACATACTTTTGCATTATATGACAATGATTctcttttttcttttttttttttttttaatcgTAACCATGgcataaaaaattaatattattcaaatgtttgttaataatacaaatttTGTAAACATGTAAAAGTTAgcatatataataaagaaaggatatctaaaaaataagatttattatgaatgattatataagatacataaaaaaaaaaagaaacaaatattatataaaaaaaatatatagaacatgttaatttttatatgagtgagcacatataatatattacaattcataatgataattattatttttgaaaaatataaactCTCTACTTAATAGTGAACTTAttctatttttaatttgttcATTCGATACGGTATCCATTTGATCTTTAACAAAAGAGcatatttttctttctGATGATTTTccattattttttaaaaatttgACAATAGCTGCATCTATGTGTAAACTTTTATCTTCTATTTCATTGTCTTCTTGTGATAATGAATTAGTTGTTCCCATATCgtctttatataatgaatcattataattaacAGTAAGAAATTGTTTCATTGAACGAAATGCgaaatttaattttaatgtttccttttctttatcataaattaaaatatgtgTTTCGCCTTCCGTATATATGGATTTTAGATATcgtattatattttcatttgaTATTCCTgttaattcttttatttcgttaatatgaaattcattttttttattgaaTAATAACAAAACCAGTGCTTGTAATATGGTAActgtaatataaattttttttttcgcTTTCTTGTTATAACTACTGGAATTGTCTTCATTCTTAAGATCATCATCATCACTACATTTTTGATTATCATCATcaatacatttattattatcatcatcactacatttattattattatcgtcccatttttcattattattatcgCCCCTTTTGTCCGTTTCAACATGATCATTTTCCAAATTAAATGAACCTCCTTccttcatatttttaaaatacaTCCTAAGAGTACATAACCCTAATAGAGGTAagaatttaatatttttggatttattatacttcttataaaataaaagaaaagcATCATTAcacatttttatcatttgaggatatattacattattTTCTGTATTTACATATTCCCATGAttcattaaaaataatattaactgcatattttttcctttttaaaaagtaGTTGACATTTTTTGGTAGATCTTTATAAAATTTCATTAAAGCTTTAGATGTAAACTTcatatcttttaaaatgatttctatttttttgGTAAATTGTGCTCCACATTCTTTTTTGAGTGTTTTAAAAACTTTAACATCTAAAACAATATTGAAACTTGCATCGTTTATTAATCTTTTACACATATATGTTcgataatatttttcaaatttttctttatcaCTTACATATCTAAAAAGACTAAGAATAACGGTTATcatattcataatatatttccCTATAAcatgatattttttaaataatttatttattttaaaaagatAAAAGTATATAGCTTCATTATTGCGTTTGTTTATATTCAAATTGTCATGATACAAATTTTTATGCAAATCattattaacatataaattattattattattatacatattgtTGTCCATTTGtttcattttcatataatcACCCGCAGTATCACAATTTatgttttttcttttattttttattttttttcgtaaatatttttttattcctAGCATATTATCACTATCAGTTGATATATCATAAAAGTCAACTGTTTCTGTTATTGGTTGTGTGCAATAATTATTCCAATCAACCTCAAAAAGTAGATTATTGAATAGGCTTcgtttatttttaatttttctatttagtatataatatttttttagtTTTCTTAAGCATGCATTATACATtgttaataaattattaagaTAAATACTCAGTATAATTGGCATATATGTTTCTGCTTGTATAcctttatttataaaatgttcAAAACTTTCTCTCcattttttcataaaataagaagaatatgtaaaagacataataataattctatCTACATTTAATTTAAAGTTGGTTAATTTGACAATAgcattatttaataaacttgaatcatttcttttatttataacattattaattaattcTGTTCCAATATTATCTACtacattaaaaaatatattagaaaatttttctaaattatctaaatttagagaatataaatatatagatcTTAATGgttcatatttttcattaattatacaatatttaatataacaatcgttaaataaaatatctttatttttaactAATAAAAGATCTTttaacatatttaaaatacTTATTTCTGTATgttcttttaaaaatttttgacttcttatttgttcatgacataaataattttcGACAATTATTGGGAAATCAAACTTACAATTTTCATAACCTAAAGTTTcaatatcttttttatatttctcaattctttctttataaaatgtataagTTTCGTTTTTATAAATACCTTCGAAATcttcatataaatttagCATATCGATAATTTGTATACTTAAGGATAGAACTTTATcgttaatattttttttttttttgctatttctatattttttctttgtaTCACAAATAGAAGCATTACAATTATAACTATCATCactattaaaaatattattattattattatcatcactattaaaaatattattattattattatcacccatttgtatatattcttccttttttattttattattgaTATTCTCTGGTGAATCATCCTTTATACTTATATGATTCTTTTCACTTATTCTGTTTGTTTGTTTGTTTGCTgtttcattatttaattgaTAATTCTTCTGAATTCTCTGTAAACGTTCAATATGAATgatttgtttttttttaaagtcatatctttttcttcCATATTTCTTACAAATGTTAACAgataaatattcataaatatatttttcacaatataatttatcataagttaaataattacatatacatgatataaacatatcttttattataacatattcattaatatattttttccatatataattaaaaatttgGGAGGGTTCGAAAAAATTACAACACATATTTTTGCTATAAGCAATAAAAGATTGTAATATATCAGATATGTGATTAAGTActaaagaaaaattattccATATGGatacaaataattttaaaaactTTTCTTCtctatttttatattcatcatttttaaattcatcatttttaaattcattatttttaaattcaacatttttaaattcatcatttttaattcttaTCTCTAATTCTtggaaaaatatttttgttttttcattacactctttttcaataatagcacatattatttgttcACATTGATTAAAAACAAGGACATCACAAAACTGTTGaagtattattttttcttcattttgtattttgattttattatatggCAATATACTGAAGCACTCATGTATATATTCTTCAAATCTTTTTAAGCTACATCTTATATGTTCATTATCTACCTTTGAAAAATCtaaacaaaaacaaaaacaaaaacaaaaataatatgtaag
It encodes the following:
- a CDS encoding putative cullin-like protein produces the protein MDPTAVNNYPVFYVKNKDFSKVDNEHIRCSLKRFEEYIHECFSILPYNKIKIQNEEKIILQQFCDVLVFNQCEQIICAIIEKECNEKTKIFFQELEIRIKNDEFKNVEFKNNEFKNDEFKNDEYKNREEKFLKLFVSIWNNFSLVLNHISDILQSFIAYSKNMCCNFFEPSQIFNYIWKKYINEYVIIKDMFISCICNYLTYDKLYCEKYIYEYLSVNICKKYGRKRYDFKKKQIIHIERLQRIQKNYQLNNETANKQTNRISEKNHISIKDDSPENINNKIKKEEYIQMGDNNNNNIFNSDDNNNNNIFNSDDSYNCNASICDTKKKYRNSKKKKNINDKVLSLSIQIIDMLNLYEDFEGIYKNETYTFYKERIEKYKKDIETLGYENCKFDFPIIVENYLCHEQIRSQKFLKEHTEISILNMLKDLLLVKNKDILFNDCYIKYCIINEKYEPLRSIYLYSLNLDNLEKFSNIFFNVVDNIGTELINNVINKRNDSSLLNNAIVKLTNFKLNVDRIIIMSFTYSSYFMKKWRESFEHFINKGIQAETYMPIILSIYLNNLLTMYNACLRKLKKYYILNRKIKNKRSLFNNLLFEVDWNNYCTQPITETVDFYDISTDSDNMLGIKKYLRKKIKNKRKNINCDTAGDYMKMKQMDNNMYNNNNNLYVNNDLHKNLYHDNLNINKRNNEAIYFYLFKINKLFKKYHVIGKYIMNMITVILSLFRYVSDKEKFEKYYRTYMCKRLINDASFNIVLDVKVFKTLKKECGAQFTKKIEIILKDMKFTSKALMKFYKDLPKNVNYFLKRKKYAVNIIFNESWEYVNTENNVIYPQMIKMCNDAFLLFYKKYNKSKNIKFLPLLGLCTLRMYFKNMKEGGSFNLENDHVETDKRGDNNNEKWDDNNNKCSDDDNNKCIDDDNQKCSDDDDLKNEDNSSSYNKKAKKKIYITVTILQALVLLLFNKKNEFHINEIKELTGISNENIIRYLKSIYTEGETHILIYDKEKETLKLNFAFRSMKQFLTVNYNDSLYKDDMGTTNSLSQEDNEIEDKSLHIDAAIVKFLKNNGKSSERKICSFVKDQMDTVSNEQIKNRISSLLSREFIFFKNNNYHYEL